In Syngnathus typhle isolate RoL2023-S1 ecotype Sweden linkage group LG14, RoL_Styp_1.0, whole genome shotgun sequence, one genomic interval encodes:
- the LOC133166985 gene encoding oocyte zinc finger protein XlCOF6-like: protein MFPSLPFRCQKQGCSRWSGKKGFPQIRGRIQQRPPHIKEEEEDVWNSQAVEKLLGLGEAEVTEFTWTGIHLKSEDDERQSSQLHPTRSQPMKAVGEHVTPLSDMEVMMSHSSDTDHSDDDEESIKTPKKSKEMQPTDSKHFDCPECGKRFTNKSVLKNHMVTHTKEKLFVCTVCNKRFSLKHHMKRHMRVHSGEKAFFPCFICHKRFRDEAAMKEHVRTHAADKPLTSGSSSKQQAEADDLAALSDMDYAMSQSSDTDHSDGGKGGKKTPGGNMTYRTETKLYIGDMTYHAETKLYICSGCGKTFTNKSVLRNHMVTHTGEKPFACPVCDKRFSFKQNMRRHMGLHTGEKPHSCAFCSKRFYDKFEMKRHMLTHTSEKPFRCSLCAESFSRRSHFRMHMKKHAAEKPFAPSSSSQHVPTEADGERGEYLAVNSAPLSDTEDMMSRSSEADRSDDFQEPSETLKNFEGDVTHPSDSKQLNCTLCEKMFANKGSLKTHMLTHTGEKPFACSVCNKRFSIKQNMKRHMAIHTGEKPYSCSVCNKRFYVEFEMKRHKRIHASEKPFAFALRQKLLV, encoded by the exons ATGTTTCCAAGCCTCCCGTTCCGTTGCCAAAAGCAG GGGTGCAGCAGGTGGAGTGGAAAGAAGGGGTTCCCCCAGATCAGGGGGAGGATCCAGCAACGCCCCCCCCACattaaagaagaagaggaggacgtGTGGAACAGTCAAGCCGTGGAGAAGCTTCTAGGGCTGGGGGAAGCTGAGGTTACCGAGTTCACGTGGACCGGCATCCACCTTAAAAGTGAAGACGATGAACGTCAATCCTCACAGCTTCATCCCACTCGAAGCCAGCCAATGAAAGCTGTTGGAGAACATGTCACTCCACTCTCAGACATGGAAGTCATGATGTCACACTCGTCCGACACCGATCACAGCGATGACGACGAAGAATCTATAAAGACGCCGAAGAAGTCTAAAGAGATGCAGCCCACCGACAGCAAACACTTCGACTGCCCCGAATGTGGCAAAAGGTTTACCAACAAAAGCGTTTTAAAAAACCACATGGTCACGCACACCAAGGAGAAGCTTTTTGTCTGCACGGTTTGCAATAAAAGATTCTCCTTAAAGCATCACATGAAGAGACACATGAGAGTGCACTCAGGGGAGAAAGCCTTTTTCCCCTGCTTCATTTGCCATAAAAGATTCCGAGACGAGGCGGCCATGAAGGAGCACGTGAGAACACACGCCGCGGACAAACCTTTGACCTCCGGCAGCTCGAGTAAACAACAAGCAGAAGCGGATGACTTAGCGGCGCTGTCAGACATGGACTACGCGATGTCGCAATCGTCCGACACGGATCACAGCGACGGCGGCAAGGGAGGTAAAAAGACGCCGGGCGGCAATATGACCTACCGCACAGAAACCAAACTATACATTGGCGACATGACCTATCACGCTGAAACCAAACTCTACATTTGCTCCGGATGCGGCAAGACGTTCACCAACAAAAGCGTTTTACGAAATCACATGGTGACGCACACCGGAGAGAAACCTTTCGCTTGCCCGGTTTGTGATAAAAGATTCTCCTTCAAGCAGAATATGAGGAGACACATGGGCCTACACACGGGGGAGAAACCCCATTCCTGCGCCTTTTGCAGTAAGAGATTCTACGATAAGTTTGAAATGAAGAGACACATGTTGACGCACacgtcagagaagcctttcagGTGTTCGCTCTGCGCCGAAAGTTTCTCCCGCAGATCACATTTCCGAATGCACATGAAAAAGCACGCGGCGGAGAAACCTTTCGCCCCCAGCAGCTCAAGTCAACACGTGCCGACAGAAGCGGACGGAGAACGCGGTGAATATCTGGCAGTCAATTCGGCCCCACTGTCGGATACGGAAGACATGATGTCACGGTCGTCCGAGGCCGACCGCAGCGACGACTTCCAAGAACCATCGGAGACTCTTAAGAACTTTGAAGGCGACGTGACGCATCCTTCCGACAGCAAACAATTGAACTGTACCTTATGTGAGAAGATGTTTGCCAACAAAGGAAGTTTGAAAACGCACATGTTGACGCACACCGGAGAGAAACCTTTCGCCTGCTCCGTTTGCAATAAACGCTTCTCCATCAAGCAGAACATGAAGCGGCACATGGCGATACACACGGGGGAGAAACCCTACTCCTGCTCCGTCTGCAATAAAAGATTCTACGTGGAGTTCGAAATGAAACGCCACAAGCGGATACACGCCTCCGAGAAACCTTTCGCCTTCGCTTTGCGCCAAAAGCTTCTCGTGTAG